The Candidatus Palauibacter polyketidifaciens genome contains the following window.
TCGGCGCGAGGTCCGGCTCATTCGCGAGTTGAGTGCCGCACTCCGCGCCCTTCCCACGCCGAATCCACCTGATGGGTTGTTCGAAGAGATCTACCCGCAGGAAGCGGGCAGTGCCGCCGCGATCCCTTTCCCCGTTGCGGAGGCGCAGTCGGTTGCGTTCTCCCGACGCTTGGTTCTCTCGGGAGGGGCCTTCCTGATCGCAGGGATCGCGGCCGTCCTCGCATTGACGATCGGACCCGAGCGCGCCATGGCCGGTGCGAGCACCCTGCGGTTCCACCGAGAGGAGCCGGGCGCGCTCACGCTCCGGTACGAGACGGTCTCGCCGCTGGCGGCGGAACCCGGCCTCCGGGCGCGGCTGCGATACTGGGTGCCCGACTCCCTCCGTTTCGCGCAGACCGAACCCGGATACCGCGTCGTCGAACTCTCCCGGGAGGACCCCGGCGTATTCTCCGGCGCGGTCGGTCTGCCCCCCGGCGCCGTGTACGCGGTCGCCGCCGTCGAACACCTGGACGGGAACTACATCGACAGCGACTTCGGCCGGTCCTGGGAGTATCTCAAGACGGACGCGGAAGGCCGAGCGACGCTGGACGCCCGCCTGTACCAGGTGCTGGCCACCGCGGATTTGAGCCCCGCGAGGGCCGTCGAGGTGACCGGGCAGGCGCTGTCGGAGTACCCCGAGCGACCCGAGCTATGGGCAGCACTCCTCCTGTATGAGCGGGGTGCGCCGCTTGAGGACACCGGGGAGACCCCGCCGGGCGCGCACGGCGAGCGCCTTGAACGGATGGACGCGGCTGCACGGCTGAGGGCCCCCGGGCCGGGCGAAATGCATGCCTTGAGCCTCTACGCCCGCCTCCTCGGGCGGGAGGATATCGAGGCCTACTGGCGGAGCGAGTTGACCGCCGAACATCCCCGGCACGAGTACGCGTCGCAGGCTCGCCTGAGGACGATCCTGCGGTCGTCCACGTCCCCTGCAGAAAAACTGGACGCGCTGGACCGGAGTTGGAGGCTCGCACCGATGCCCTCGGTTGCCCAGGTCGGGCTGCAGCTCGCCCAGGAGGTGTCCGATCCGGCCCTCACAAGGGTCTGGCTCGAAAGGTACGCATCCGACGCTGTGTTTCGAGATTCCCGGCTCGATGTCGAAGTGACGGAAGGCATGGCTGAGGTGCCCGCTCTTGGGGCGATCGCCGAGGAGTGGATCCTGCAACAGTTGAACGGGCAGCCGGACTGGCTCGGCCCGGATCGGCCGCTTGCCGGGACGCGAGCCAACTTCGAGGCGGAGGCCGCCGAGAGTCTGGCCCGCCTGCAGGTGCTCCTCGGACGGCTGCGGCTGACCCGAGGCGACCGGGCAGGGGCGTTCGATGCCTTCGAGCGCGCCGCCGAACTCAGCTGGAACCCCCGTGTCTTCGTGGAGTTAGCGAGATTCCACGCGGAGGCCGGGTCATCGACTCGCGCCGCCCAGTTGCTGGCGCTCGCGCAGGCGGACCCCGTCATCCCGCTCGAACCACACGTGCCTGAAGGAGAAGACTGGGCGATTGCACCGACGGAAGGCCGCTTGGCTGTAGCGCGCGCGGCGTGGCGGGAGCACCTGGCAGCGTCACTGCTCGCTGAGTGGGTCAACGGAAGCGCCCGTCTCGCGACTG
Protein-coding sequences here:
- a CDS encoding zf-HC2 domain-containing protein — encoded protein: MESCKHIDEWTLNRYADGELSGPSAAAVRQHLRSCAICRREVRLIRELSAALRALPTPNPPDGLFEEIYPQEAGSAAAIPFPVAEAQSVAFSRRLVLSGGAFLIAGIAAVLALTIGPERAMAGASTLRFHREEPGALTLRYETVSPLAAEPGLRARLRYWVPDSLRFAQTEPGYRVVELSREDPGVFSGAVGLPPGAVYAVAAVEHLDGNYIDSDFGRSWEYLKTDAEGRATLDARLYQVLATADLSPARAVEVTGQALSEYPERPELWAALLLYERGAPLEDTGETPPGAHGERLERMDAAARLRAPGPGEMHALSLYARLLGREDIEAYWRSELTAEHPRHEYASQARLRTILRSSTSPAEKLDALDRSWRLAPMPSVAQVGLQLAQEVSDPALTRVWLERYASDAVFRDSRLDVEVTEGMAEVPALGAIAEEWILQQLNGQPDWLGPDRPLAGTRANFEAEAAESLARLQVLLGRLRLTRGDRAGAFDAFERAAELSWNPRVFVELARFHAEAGSSTRAAQLLALAQADPVIPLEPHVPEGEDWAIAPTEGRLAVARAAWREHLAASLLAEWVNGSARLATASGKESTLHEATGGDVTLVIHSLQPSLVPSESFDLLEANAANLGAEGAQMLLVAVEPDPPNETQTGAPDRADSIPPFLYDGRSEVWEALGAWKGVQCFVVDATGILRYRGEDLATALRLTLMLRDGSLSSLTQLKGSER